The following proteins are encoded in a genomic region of Desulfosporosinus youngiae DSM 17734:
- a CDS encoding DUF4367 domain-containing protein, which translates to MEEKTNNSYPPDISSDKEIIKKILSEKESDAIVKDKLYRILYEASSADEISMDTDLIDECVKAIDLIEGKEEYLSEEKVQAMRRNVDRRYKNWCASQRKIHTKKRVAQIAACFIIIFFTSSVAANAFGYNFIQSMVQWGKDTFNLSTQNYSNGQNSNTNIAQRNTYSSVEEVIKGLPLKPLSPKWFPDGFTFKYAEKFARSDSLKILLYYQDNTNKAIVFDLSIYDDSNKAAANINFEKDEKLVEIYEKNNVKHYIMNNLGQVQAVWSDSVVVYNISSDVSADEMKKIIDSMYGG; encoded by the coding sequence ATGGAGGAGAAAACGAATAATTCTTATCCCCCCGACATAAGCAGCGACAAAGAGATTATCAAAAAAATACTGTCCGAAAAGGAGAGTGACGCGATTGTAAAAGATAAGCTGTATAGGATTTTATATGAAGCCTCGTCAGCTGATGAAATAAGCATGGATACCGATCTGATCGACGAATGTGTAAAAGCGATTGATCTTATTGAAGGCAAAGAGGAATATCTTTCCGAAGAAAAAGTGCAAGCCATGCGCCGGAATGTTGACCGGAGATATAAAAACTGGTGCGCCAGTCAGCGCAAAATCCATACAAAAAAACGGGTTGCGCAAATTGCCGCTTGCTTTATTATAATTTTCTTCACGTCATCTGTTGCTGCCAATGCGTTCGGTTATAATTTTATACAATCTATGGTTCAGTGGGGGAAAGATACATTCAATTTATCTACTCAAAATTACTCAAATGGGCAAAACAGCAATACCAATATTGCCCAAAGAAATACCTATAGCAGTGTCGAGGAAGTTATAAAGGGTCTTCCTTTAAAGCCATTATCACCCAAATGGTTTCCTGACGGTTTTACCTTTAAATATGCTGAGAAATTTGCCCGGTCGGATAGCCTTAAAATATTGTTATATTACCAGGATAACACCAATAAAGCTATCGTTTTTGACCTTAGTATCTATGATGATAGTAATAAAGCAGCAGCAAATATTAATTTTGAAAAAGATGAAAAACTGGTTGAAATCTACGAAAAAAACAATGTGAAACACTATATCATGAATAACCTTGGTCAAGTTCAAGCCGTTTGGAGTGATTCGGTAGTTGTATATAACATCAGTAGCGATGTCTCGGCAGATGAAATGAAAAAAATTATAGATTCGATGTATGGAGGTTAA
- a CDS encoding RNA polymerase sigma factor, whose protein sequence is MWQWNRKNDDIFYEDLCDKYFNRIAVYCRRLVKGQEEFLDFVEECTQNTFLEAWKQISKLKNHPNVEGWLYATARNLINNSYRNMYIKKRHEVSIDDNITGALTELDDDLEKLFNNTLDPDKISAEILGKLKQSEYDLYLDYYKDNMSVTELSKKHDISATAMTTRIYRLKKKIKNIIRAYFEENEVRKSFSE, encoded by the coding sequence TTGTGGCAGTGGAATCGTAAAAACGATGATATTTTTTATGAAGATTTATGCGATAAGTATTTCAATCGGATTGCTGTTTATTGCAGAAGACTGGTCAAGGGGCAAGAAGAATTTTTAGACTTTGTTGAAGAATGCACTCAAAACACATTTCTGGAAGCCTGGAAACAAATCTCAAAATTAAAGAATCACCCGAATGTGGAAGGATGGTTGTATGCCACGGCGCGGAACTTGATTAACAATTCATATAGAAACATGTACATTAAAAAAAGGCATGAAGTAAGCATAGATGACAATATCACCGGAGCTTTGACGGAACTGGATGATGATTTGGAGAAACTTTTTAACAACACGCTCGACCCAGATAAAATCAGTGCAGAGATATTGGGAAAACTTAAGCAGAGTGAATATGACCTGTACTTAGACTATTACAAAGATAATATGTCCGTCACAGAGCTTTCCAAAAAACATGACATTTCGGCCACCGCCATGACGACTCGGATTTACCGTCTGAAGAAAAAAATAAAAAATATTATTCGTGCTTATTTTGAAGAAAATGAAGTTCGAAAATCTTTTTCAGAATAA
- a CDS encoding DUF3102 domain-containing protein translates to MFIPEEERKSFMAENDVTVMSTREFKQTVLERDQALSEKAELQNALEANQDAATKITFERDELRKQASSLQAVRIKLSANKGFLYNSIAKEYEELLKELNKLAPADPEAHETCKNEVSGLIGKITERL, encoded by the coding sequence ATGTTCATTCCCGAGGAAGAACGGAAGTCATTTATGGCAGAAAATGATGTGACCGTCATGTCTACTCGGGAGTTTAAGCAGACAGTTCTGGAAAGAGACCAGGCCCTTAGCGAGAAAGCGGAGCTCCAAAATGCCCTGGAAGCCAACCAAGACGCAGCCACTAAAATAACCTTTGAGCGGGATGAGTTGAGAAAACAGGCCTCCAGTCTTCAAGCCGTCCGGATCAAGCTGTCAGCCAACAAAGGCTTTCTCTACAACAGTATAGCTAAAGAATATGAAGAGTTGTTGAAAGAACTGAATAAGCTAGCTCCGGCGGACCCGGAAGCTCATGAAACGTGTAAAAATGAGGTAAGCGGGCTGATTGGAAAAATAACGGAAAGACTGTAA
- a CDS encoding PocR ligand-binding domain-containing protein, with protein MSEELIFDNRNKKHTFYELFDLEEIQKLQDSLSAATGVASLITEPDGTPITKPSGFCNLCTEIRKTEIGRKNCLISDSIIGGLNKKGPNIQRCLSGGLLDGGASIIVAGEHIANWLVGQVLDEAYGADQFQYADLIGMDQELYQRELLKVKRMTRGQFENICNYLFLTVQQLSSYALQNSFLEDKVNEKIHKEIEITNLNKDLEQRIQERTIQLEETNALLEETNALLEETNAELQETNAELEEMNAVLEEEIIKRQKAEDEVKVLNEDLEKKVIARTIQLQDLNSILEEEIIERIRAENELNKERVFTDALFHSAQGMIYLYDDKSKLVRWNDKHEEMTGYSAEELAEMHLLDWYEGDQASQKAVLDGLAMIDKTGFGNAEANLRKKDGTRIPMLFTASKVMIDDKQYFAGVGIDITEWKQLNERLHKYQVLAEKSKDPMLFVDKQGNILEVNNAAAETYGYTYAELLSMTIYDLRHCSESAEIAEQMELADKEGILFDTVHYLKDGTSINVEVSSQGTMLGGRRVLLSIVRDITDRKRREDENRFLSYHDPLTGLYNRRFYEEAIKQLDTEENIPISIIIGDVNGLKLVNDAFGHDIGDKLLQEAGKAIQSACRNDDIVARWGGDEFVILLPKTASEEAEKLVVRIRENYSDVLINAIRMSISFGWETKKNPGDDILKILKSAEDIMYKHKVIENEGMRGNTINTIINTLHEKNPREEQHSKRVSQICQDIGRTIGLSEIEISRLKVVGLLHDIGKIAIEEGILNKPGKLTDREWDDLKRHPDIGYRILSSSYEMVDLADCILAHHERWDGKGYPKGLKGEAIPLVSRIIALADSYDAMISERPYRVSLTEKQALEEIRRNSGTQFDPAIAGIFIEKLLSGYPKD; from the coding sequence ATGAGCGAAGAACTGATCTTTGATAACCGTAACAAAAAGCATACGTTTTATGAACTTTTTGATTTGGAGGAAATTCAAAAGCTTCAGGATTCATTGTCTGCCGCAACTGGTGTGGCTTCTCTGATTACAGAGCCCGATGGAACTCCAATCACTAAGCCCAGCGGATTTTGCAATTTGTGCACTGAAATAAGAAAAACCGAAATCGGGCGTAAGAACTGTCTGATTTCAGATTCAATCATTGGCGGTCTTAATAAAAAAGGGCCCAATATTCAACGATGCTTGAGCGGAGGCTTGCTTGATGGGGGAGCAAGTATCATCGTTGCGGGGGAGCACATCGCCAATTGGCTGGTAGGACAAGTGCTTGACGAAGCCTATGGAGCGGATCAATTCCAGTATGCAGATTTAATTGGTATGGATCAGGAACTTTATCAACGGGAATTACTGAAGGTTAAAAGGATGACTCGCGGACAATTTGAGAATATATGTAATTATCTGTTCTTAACGGTCCAACAACTTTCAAGCTATGCTTTGCAAAACAGTTTTTTAGAGGATAAAGTCAATGAAAAAATTCATAAGGAAATAGAAATTACCAATTTAAATAAGGACCTTGAACAGCGAATCCAGGAAAGGACTATCCAGTTGGAAGAGACCAATGCCTTGCTGGAAGAGACTAACGCTTTGTTGGAAGAAACCAATGCCGAACTGCAAGAGACCAATGCCGAACTTGAAGAAATGAACGCCGTGCTCGAAGAAGAGATTATAAAACGCCAAAAGGCTGAAGACGAAGTCAAGGTGCTTAATGAAGATTTAGAGAAGAAAGTTATTGCACGAACCATTCAGCTTCAGGACCTGAACAGTATTTTGGAAGAGGAGATTATTGAAAGGATCCGGGCTGAAAATGAATTGAATAAGGAGAGAGTCTTCACAGATGCCCTGTTTCATAGTGCCCAAGGGATGATTTATCTCTATGATGATAAGAGTAAGTTAGTCCGTTGGAATGACAAACACGAGGAAATGACCGGCTATAGTGCTGAAGAATTGGCAGAAATGCATTTGTTGGATTGGTATGAAGGAGATCAAGCAAGCCAAAAAGCCGTTTTAGATGGGCTTGCTATGATTGACAAGACAGGTTTCGGGAACGCTGAAGCTAATCTCCGGAAAAAGGACGGCACAAGAATTCCCATGCTGTTCACGGCCAGTAAAGTCATGATTGATGACAAACAATATTTTGCGGGTGTAGGAATTGATATAACCGAATGGAAGCAACTGAATGAACGGCTTCATAAATATCAAGTTCTGGCTGAAAAATCCAAAGACCCCATGCTTTTCGTTGACAAGCAGGGGAATATTCTTGAAGTTAACAATGCTGCCGCTGAGACTTATGGTTATACTTACGCTGAACTCTTGTCGATGACAATCTATGATTTGCGGCATTGCAGTGAATCAGCTGAGATTGCTGAGCAAATGGAATTAGCCGATAAAGAAGGTATTCTTTTTGACACCGTTCATTATCTTAAAGATGGGACGTCCATTAATGTTGAAGTAAGTTCACAAGGAACCATGTTAGGGGGCAGACGGGTTCTGCTGAGCATTGTCAGAGATATCACGGATCGAAAAAGACGAGAAGATGAAAATCGTTTTTTGAGCTATCACGACCCGTTAACAGGGCTCTATAACAGAAGGTTTTATGAAGAAGCAATCAAACAGTTGGATACGGAAGAGAATATTCCTATTTCCATTATTATCGGGGATGTCAACGGCCTGAAGCTTGTCAACGATGCCTTTGGTCACGATATTGGAGATAAACTTTTGCAAGAAGCAGGAAAAGCCATTCAGAGTGCCTGCCGAAACGATGATATTGTGGCTCGCTGGGGCGGAGATGAATTTGTTATTCTTCTGCCTAAGACAGCTTCAGAGGAAGCAGAAAAGCTTGTCGTCCGAATACGGGAAAACTATAGTGATGTGCTGATTAATGCTATTCGCATGAGCATATCCTTTGGATGGGAGACTAAGAAGAATCCCGGTGACGATATATTAAAGATTTTAAAAAGTGCTGAGGATATTATGTACAAGCACAAAGTCATTGAGAACGAAGGTATGAGAGGCAATACTATTAATACGATTATTAATACATTACACGAAAAAAACCCTCGGGAAGAACAACACTCGAAAAGAGTCAGTCAAATTTGTCAGGATATTGGCAGAACAATCGGTCTGTCGGAAATAGAAATAAGCCGGCTGAAAGTTGTAGGGTTGCTTCATGATATAGGAAAGATTGCCATTGAAGAAGGAATTCTCAATAAGCCCGGAAAACTTACGGATCGTGAGTGGGATGACTTAAAAAGGCATCCGGATATAGGCTACAGAATTTTGAGTTCATCCTATGAAATGGTGGATTTGGCTGACTGTATCTTAGCCCATCATGAACGATGGGATGGAAAAGGCTATCCCAAAGGCTTAAAAGGTGAAGCTATTCCATTGGTATCAAGGATCATTGCTCTGGCCGACAGCTATGATGCTATGATCAGCGAGCGCCCTTACCGGGTCTCTTTGACAGAAAAACAAGCCTTGGAGGAGATCAGGAGGAATTCCGGTACCCAGTTCGATCCAGCGATTGCAGGAATATTTATAGAAAAGCTTTTAAGCGGCTATCCAAAGGATTGA
- a CDS encoding ABC transporter ATP-binding protein, which translates to MRLEAQQISFRYGKAAWLLKDINLSVAQGERVGLVGPSGYGKSTLAQILSGYIRPTRGKVLIDGSPLPDSGYCPVQLIYQHPEKALNPRRKLGDSLREGWAPDDQLLAAMGIEREWLGRWPNELSGGELQRFCVARALGPQTRFLLADEMSTMLDVITQAQIWDIVLKAVEERQMGLLAVTHNRALAERVCTRIIDLEELNNC; encoded by the coding sequence ATGCGACTTGAAGCGCAGCAAATCAGTTTCAGATATGGCAAAGCGGCCTGGCTGCTCAAGGATATCAATCTAAGTGTAGCGCAAGGGGAACGTGTCGGCCTGGTTGGTCCGTCCGGTTATGGGAAAAGTACGTTGGCTCAGATTTTGTCAGGTTATATCAGGCCAACAAGGGGTAAGGTGCTGATCGACGGCAGCCCTCTGCCTGATTCCGGCTACTGTCCTGTCCAGTTGATTTATCAGCATCCGGAAAAAGCCCTGAACCCGCGCCGGAAGTTAGGCGACTCTCTTCGGGAAGGCTGGGCCCCGGATGATCAGCTCCTGGCTGCCATGGGAATCGAGCGGGAATGGCTGGGACGCTGGCCTAATGAACTTTCGGGCGGGGAACTGCAGCGCTTCTGTGTTGCCCGGGCTCTTGGACCCCAGACCCGTTTCCTGCTGGCAGATGAAATGAGCACGATGCTTGATGTGATTACTCAGGCTCAGATTTGGGATATTGTGCTCAAAGCAGTGGAAGAGCGCCAAATGGGTCTTTTGGCGGTCACCCATAACCGGGCCTTAGCTGAAAGGGTATGTACGAGGATTATCGATTTGGAAGAATTGAACAATTGTTAA
- a CDS encoding ABC transporter ATP-binding protein yields MTKQPETIPVLEVENLSVQFRMYDRGLRQRDLEVISQLDVSIEAGEILAVAGSSGSGKSLLAHAILGLLPGNAGTSGRIKFCGQTLTPELQKKLRGQEMALVPQSVTYLDPLMRVGKQVRGEKGTEAQQQQAFARYGLGQEAGRKFPFQLSGGMARRVLVSTAVINDTKLIIADEPTPGLNPEIAEETLRNFRELADQGCGVMLITHDIDLAFKVADRIAVFYAGTTVEIAPAGDFVKGGDALRHPYSKALWNALPQNGFTPIPGTQPYAGSQLSGCRFAPRCSDRTAECTGDIPMRSVRGGKVRCVHAT; encoded by the coding sequence GTGACAAAGCAACCGGAAACGATTCCTGTGCTGGAAGTCGAGAACCTTTCGGTCCAATTCAGGATGTATGACAGAGGGCTTAGACAACGGGATCTGGAGGTTATTTCCCAGCTCGACGTGAGTATTGAGGCAGGGGAGATCCTGGCCGTGGCCGGTTCCAGCGGCTCGGGGAAGAGTCTGCTCGCCCATGCTATCCTGGGTCTGTTGCCCGGCAATGCCGGAACCAGCGGAAGGATTAAATTCTGCGGTCAAACCCTGACTCCTGAGCTGCAGAAGAAATTGCGCGGACAGGAGATGGCCCTTGTTCCTCAGTCTGTAACCTATCTTGATCCACTGATGCGGGTCGGCAAGCAAGTGAGGGGGGAAAAAGGAACAGAGGCGCAGCAGCAGCAAGCCTTTGCCCGTTATGGTCTTGGTCAGGAAGCTGGCCGGAAATTCCCTTTCCAGCTTTCGGGGGGGATGGCCAGGCGGGTGTTGGTCTCTACCGCAGTCATCAACGATACCAAACTAATTATTGCGGATGAACCGACGCCGGGGCTTAATCCGGAAATCGCCGAGGAAACCTTGCGCAATTTCCGGGAGCTGGCTGATCAGGGCTGCGGAGTTATGCTGATTACCCATGATATTGATCTGGCCTTTAAAGTAGCGGACCGGATCGCGGTATTTTATGCCGGAACAACGGTTGAAATTGCTCCTGCGGGCGATTTCGTCAAGGGCGGGGATGCTTTGAGGCATCCCTACAGCAAAGCCCTGTGGAATGCTCTCCCGCAAAATGGCTTCACACCGATTCCGGGGACCCAGCCTTATGCCGGCAGCCAACTATCAGGCTGCCGCTTCGCTCCCCGCTGTTCCGACCGCACGGCTGAATGTACAGGCGACATACCTATGCGCTCTGTCAGGGGCGGGAAGGTGAGGTGTGTTCATGCGACTTGA
- a CDS encoding ABC transporter permease produces the protein MARPKGMNRRTRTLIVLGLAAAVLLLITIMGVMMSPDAYAPDYSVKKLAPSLEHWYGTDYLGRDMFARTIKGLSNSILIGMLAATVSALIALVLGIVAATAGGNVDKLITWLVDLCMGVPHLVMLMLISFMMGRGMQGVIIGVAVTHWPNLTRVVRAEVLQIRNAHYVQAARKLGKSNWFIAKAHIVPHVFPQFVIGLILLFPHAILHEAAITFLGYGLPLDMPAVGIILSEAMKHLATGMWWLAFFPGLMLLLIVMMFDAIGENVKALIDPFSAQE, from the coding sequence ATGGCTAGACCCAAGGGGATGAACCGGCGCACCCGAACTCTGATTGTCCTAGGTCTGGCGGCGGCGGTTTTGCTTCTGATTACGATTATGGGTGTGATGATGAGCCCGGATGCCTATGCTCCGGACTATAGTGTCAAAAAACTGGCCCCTTCTTTGGAACATTGGTATGGAACGGACTATCTGGGGCGGGATATGTTTGCCCGGACGATTAAAGGATTGTCCAACAGCATTCTGATCGGCATGCTGGCTGCCACGGTCAGTGCCCTGATTGCCCTGGTGCTGGGAATTGTGGCAGCTACGGCTGGGGGTAATGTGGATAAGCTGATTACCTGGCTGGTGGATTTATGTATGGGTGTTCCCCATTTGGTCATGCTGATGCTTATTTCGTTTATGATGGGGAGGGGGATGCAAGGTGTGATCATCGGGGTGGCAGTGACCCATTGGCCCAATCTGACCCGGGTGGTGCGGGCCGAGGTTTTGCAGATCCGCAATGCCCATTATGTTCAGGCCGCCCGGAAATTAGGCAAAAGCAATTGGTTTATTGCCAAAGCCCATATCGTTCCTCATGTATTTCCTCAATTTGTAATCGGGCTGATTCTGTTGTTCCCTCATGCTATCCTCCATGAAGCAGCCATCACTTTTTTAGGATACGGGCTGCCCCTGGATATGCCTGCCGTCGGGATCATCCTGTCTGAGGCCATGAAGCATTTAGCCACCGGGATGTGGTGGCTGGCTTTCTTCCCCGGCCTGATGCTTCTGCTGATTGTGATGATGTTCGATGCCATCGGAGAGAATGTTAAAGCCTTAATTGATCCATTCAGTGCCCAGGAATAA
- a CDS encoding ABC transporter permease — MSRNSLIYILTTLLRMMTLLVAISIVTFMLVMSSPIDPIDAYVGSESNISQEQRDNVAEYWGLNKAPAERYLIWAGNLLEGDMGTSITYRLPVSQVIAERFKASCILMGVAWVLSGLLGFIMGILAGVNKGRKLDRVLKTFCLTLSSAPTFWVGLLILMVFAVNLKWFPIGLAAPIGKLASDVTIWERIHHLILPAFTLSIIGVSNIALHTRQKIIDVLESDYVLFAKARGESTFSIVKRHGLRNIMLPAITLQFASFSELFGGSVLAEQVFSYPGLGNAVTQAGLKGDVPLFLGIALWSALFVFVGNFLANIIYGIVDPQIREGNAHG, encoded by the coding sequence ATGAGCCGGAATTCCCTAATCTACATTCTGACAACCTTGCTGCGCATGATGACCTTGCTTGTTGCGATCAGTATCGTAACCTTTATGCTGGTCATGTCTTCCCCGATCGATCCCATTGATGCCTATGTGGGTTCGGAATCAAACATTTCCCAGGAACAGCGGGACAATGTGGCTGAATATTGGGGGCTGAACAAAGCGCCGGCGGAACGATATTTAATCTGGGCGGGTAATTTGCTGGAAGGGGATATGGGAACCTCCATCACCTATCGCCTGCCCGTTTCCCAGGTTATTGCCGAGCGTTTTAAAGCTTCCTGCATCCTGATGGGGGTAGCCTGGGTGCTCTCCGGCCTGCTTGGCTTTATCATGGGCATTCTGGCGGGAGTAAATAAAGGAAGGAAGCTGGACCGGGTTCTTAAAACATTTTGCCTGACCCTATCCTCGGCACCCACCTTCTGGGTCGGGCTGCTGATTCTGATGGTCTTCGCCGTCAATCTCAAGTGGTTTCCCATCGGCTTGGCAGCCCCCATCGGCAAACTGGCCTCGGACGTCACGATCTGGGAGCGTATTCACCATTTAATTCTGCCGGCCTTTACCTTAAGCATTATCGGGGTGTCCAATATCGCTTTGCATACCCGTCAGAAAATAATTGATGTCTTGGAGTCGGACTATGTCTTATTTGCCAAGGCACGGGGGGAATCGACGTTCAGTATTGTCAAACGCCATGGCTTGAGAAATATCATGCTTCCGGCCATAACCCTGCAATTTGCCTCGTTCAGTGAGCTGTTTGGCGGTTCGGTTCTGGCTGAGCAGGTCTTTTCCTATCCCGGTCTGGGCAATGCAGTCACTCAGGCCGGTCTGAAGGGGGATGTGCCCTTGTTTTTGGGAATCGCCTTATGGAGTGCCTTGTTTGTGTTCGTGGGCAATTTCCTGGCTAATATTATCTATGGAATTGTCGATCCTCAGATAAGGGAGGGGAATGCCCATGGCTAG